In Lacibacter sp. H375, one DNA window encodes the following:
- a CDS encoding DUF418 domain-containing protein, whose translation MSTQLAAPVSQEERIVLLDSLRGIAILGILLMNIPGFALPDPVYHDPSVLNEWGTINFQAWYFIDWFMEGSQRALFSMLFGAGIILFISRQEKKNDGLWPADYFFRRQLWLLVFGLFNAFVLLWFWDILFHYACIGMIAFAFRRMTPKALIIAAIVCLVLQTARENVDAYRDRKMIAKGELIAKMDTTSIKLNDQQKEDLGEMISFKEKTTEKAKLKETNKNLAIVRGNYSGFYDYQSARSLRGEIFYTYFGIWDILLFMFLGMAFFKSGILTGLASTKVYWVLFIGGLGIGLVFSYFRLQPYIDYKFNEFDYKKNVLFEFYEISRTFRAIGIFGLIMLLYKSGWFKWFFALLRPVGQMAFTNYLMQSLLVGLFFYGVGFGMYGKLSRFEMYYVVGATWLLQIIWSHIWLRFFRFGPLEWCWRSLTYWKRQPFVK comes from the coding sequence ATGAGCACTCAACTGGCTGCGCCTGTGTCGCAGGAAGAACGAATTGTATTACTCGACTCTTTACGAGGTATCGCCATCCTTGGTATTTTATTAATGAACATTCCGGGTTTTGCATTGCCCGACCCGGTTTATCACGACCCATCGGTGTTAAACGAGTGGGGAACCATCAACTTTCAAGCATGGTATTTTATCGATTGGTTTATGGAAGGAAGTCAGCGTGCTTTATTCTCCATGTTATTTGGCGCAGGTATTATCTTATTTATCAGCAGGCAGGAAAAGAAGAATGATGGACTCTGGCCTGCCGATTATTTTTTCCGTCGTCAGCTATGGCTACTTGTATTTGGATTGTTTAACGCCTTTGTGTTGTTGTGGTTTTGGGATATCCTGTTTCATTATGCATGTATTGGTATGATCGCATTTGCGTTTCGCAGAATGACCCCTAAAGCGCTGATTATTGCTGCAATTGTTTGTCTTGTTCTGCAAACAGCAAGAGAGAATGTAGATGCTTACCGTGATCGGAAAATGATTGCTAAAGGCGAGTTGATCGCTAAGATGGATACAACATCGATCAAACTAAATGATCAGCAAAAAGAAGATCTCGGGGAAATGATTTCTTTTAAAGAAAAAACAACAGAGAAAGCGAAGTTGAAAGAAACGAATAAAAATCTTGCAATTGTAAGAGGCAACTATTCGGGTTTTTATGATTATCAAAGTGCAAGAAGTTTACGGGGCGAAATTTTTTATACTTACTTCGGCATCTGGGATATTCTGCTCTTTATGTTTTTAGGCATGGCTTTTTTTAAATCAGGCATTTTAACCGGGCTGGCTTCAACAAAAGTTTATTGGGTTCTGTTTATTGGCGGACTCGGCATCGGCCTGGTGTTTTCTTATTTCCGTTTGCAACCATACATTGATTATAAGTTCAACGAATTTGACTACAAGAAAAATGTTCTCTTTGAGTTTTATGAAATTTCAAGGACCTTTCGTGCCATTGGTATTTTTGGGTTGATCATGCTGCTCTATAAATCGGGCTGGTTCAAATGGTTCTTTGCATTACTTCGTCCTGTTGGACAAATGGCTTTTACCAATTACCTCATGCAATCGCTTTTAGTTGGACTGTTCTTTTATGGTGTTGGCTTTGGCATGTATGGCAAACTCAGTCGTTTTGAAATGTACTATGTTGTTGGGGCAACCTGGTTATTACAAATTATATGGAGCCATATCTGGTTACGGTTCTTCCGCTTCGGACCGCTGGAGTGGTGCTGGCGAAGCTTAACGTATTGGAAGAGGCAGCCGTTTGTAAAATAA
- a CDS encoding MarR family winged helix-turn-helix transcriptional regulator, with product MPNNQFKKGELYSFMTGKASTAIARRLQKNMKQGGIEITVEQWSVLYHLWKNDGLSQQDLCNATFRDKPSITRLVDNLEKLKLVKRVASKNDRRINQVFLTDQGRKLEEETMNVANNTLNEALLGVPADKIDICKEVLQIVYDNLK from the coding sequence ATGCCAAACAACCAATTTAAAAAAGGGGAATTATACAGCTTCATGACGGGTAAAGCCAGCACGGCTATCGCACGGCGTTTACAAAAAAATATGAAGCAGGGCGGAATCGAGATTACCGTTGAACAATGGAGCGTGCTCTATCATCTGTGGAAGAACGATGGGTTGAGTCAGCAAGATTTGTGCAATGCCACTTTTCGTGATAAGCCCAGCATTACACGTTTAGTGGACAATCTCGAAAAGCTGAAACTCGTGAAACGGGTAGCGAGTAAAAACGATCGTCGTATCAACCAGGTGTTCTTAACTGATCAGGGTCGTAAGCTGGAAGAAGAAACGATGAATGTTGCCAACAACACATTGAACGAAGCATTGCTCGGAGTACCTGCTGATAAAATTGATATCTGTAAAGAAGTGTTACAGATAGTATATGATAATCTGAAATAA
- a CDS encoding acyl-CoA dehydrogenase family protein, with the protein MSTATIATKLKGGEWLIKTSTPQDTFTPENFNEEQVMVKEMCATFLDTEVLPVVARLDKMEEGLMPALMDKAGEQGLLGTSAPEEFGGLGKDFITATLVNEGLGGGYSFSVAIAAHTGIGTLPILYFGTPEQKAKYIPKLATGEWKGAYGLTEPNSGSDALGAKTTAVLSEDGKHYILNGQKCWITNGGFADIYTVFAKIDGKDFTGFIVERGMEGFTQGSEEHKMGIKGSSTVQLYFQDCKVPVENLLGERGKGHIIAFNILNIGRLKLAAAALGGSKRSLNIALTYAMTREQFKTPIVNFGAIQYKLAEMATRIWVCESALYRTSKWIDDMEHDLLAAGKPFNEALLGAAEEYAIECAMLKVDGSEVLDYVVDEGVQIHGGNGFSDEYDISRAYRDSRINRIYEGTNEINRLLTVDMVLKRAMKGRLDIMTAAMNVQKELMSIPDFGSEDETPFAKEYKAIANFKKAIMLTAGAAVQKFMMKIEHEQEVLMNIADMAIQTFNAESALLRAAKMVEEKGEAACQFELDMMHTYLYDAADRINKYGKDAINAFAEGDEHRMMLLGLKRFTKVDPYNTKEARRRIVAKLRNDGKYPL; encoded by the coding sequence ATGAGCACCGCAACGATTGCAACAAAACTGAAAGGTGGCGAATGGTTAATTAAAACAAGCACACCCCAGGATACTTTTACTCCTGAAAATTTTAATGAGGAACAAGTGATGGTAAAAGAAATGTGTGCAACGTTTCTTGATACCGAGGTTTTGCCGGTTGTAGCACGGCTGGATAAAATGGAAGAAGGGTTGATGCCTGCACTGATGGATAAAGCCGGTGAACAAGGTTTACTTGGTACATCTGCTCCGGAAGAATTTGGCGGACTTGGTAAAGATTTTATCACGGCTACATTGGTGAATGAAGGATTAGGTGGAGGCTATTCTTTTTCTGTGGCCATTGCTGCACACACGGGTATCGGAACATTGCCTATTCTATATTTTGGCACACCCGAACAAAAAGCAAAATACATTCCCAAATTAGCAACGGGTGAATGGAAAGGTGCTTACGGTTTAACCGAACCCAACAGCGGTAGTGATGCATTAGGTGCAAAAACAACAGCTGTGTTAAGTGAAGATGGTAAGCATTACATATTGAACGGACAAAAATGCTGGATCACCAATGGTGGTTTTGCAGATATCTATACTGTGTTTGCAAAAATTGATGGTAAAGATTTTACCGGCTTTATTGTAGAGCGAGGCATGGAAGGCTTTACACAAGGATCGGAAGAACATAAGATGGGCATTAAAGGCTCATCAACTGTGCAACTCTATTTTCAGGATTGTAAAGTGCCGGTTGAAAATCTGCTGGGTGAAAGAGGCAAAGGTCACATCATCGCTTTCAACATATTAAACATTGGTCGTTTGAAGTTGGCAGCGGCTGCATTAGGTGGTTCAAAACGTTCATTGAATATTGCATTGACCTATGCAATGACACGTGAGCAATTCAAGACACCCATCGTCAATTTCGGCGCAATCCAATACAAGCTGGCAGAAATGGCAACCCGAATCTGGGTTTGTGAAAGTGCATTGTACCGCACCAGTAAGTGGATCGATGATATGGAACATGATCTCTTAGCAGCCGGCAAACCTTTCAACGAAGCATTGCTTGGTGCCGCTGAAGAATATGCCATTGAGTGTGCGATGTTGAAAGTAGATGGCAGTGAAGTGTTGGATTATGTGGTGGATGAAGGCGTACAGATACATGGTGGAAACGGATTCAGTGATGAGTATGATATTTCAAGAGCTTATCGAGATAGTCGCATCAATCGTATTTACGAAGGAACAAACGAGATCAATCGTTTATTAACCGTTGATATGGTGTTGAAGCGTGCCATGAAAGGTCGTTTGGATATTATGACCGCTGCCATGAACGTACAAAAAGAACTGATGAGCATTCCTGATTTTGGCAGCGAAGATGAAACGCCATTTGCAAAAGAATACAAAGCTATCGCCAATTTCAAAAAAGCCATCATGTTAACAGCGGGTGCTGCGGTACAAAAATTCATGATGAAAATTGAGCATGAACAGGAAGTATTGATGAATATTGCTGATATGGCCATACAAACCTTTAATGCTGAAAGTGCATTGTTGCGTGCTGCCAAAATGGTTGAAGAAAAAGGTGAAGCTGCTTGTCAGTTTGAACTGGATATGATGCATACGTATTTGTATGATGCGGCCGACCGTATCAACAAATATGGTAAAGATGCCATCAATGCATTTGCAGAAGGTGATGAACATCGCATGATGTTACTGGGCTTGAAACGTTTTACAAAAGTTGATCCTTACAATACTAAAGAGGCCAGAAGGCGAATCGTAGCAAAGCTGAGAAATGATGGGAAATATCCATTGTGA
- a CDS encoding N-acetylmuramoyl-L-alanine amidase — MKVLFLFIFWFLFQTAQAQQVFLRLNTPAKNQNSVTSSKQFVTGLTCKTCTVTMNGNEIKVWPTGAFAAELQLQLGDTSFLLQATNASGAKETQRIFYNYQLPQKEKTLTTNTVAYWRVEPQADLLLVKPGDKLKMTVKALPGDVVQLENGTSFKEIYVKDSNGVKGVYQMEYVVKEKDDLFADKPSKLKLMVWAKGTDDPIEATSKSNFAMMPANGLLLETKGKIPYILVGLGEDRLGGTKLGYVDSLVRLKAVSKVGNKYCVQLSKNRQAYIEDEHVNVLEHNYTPSSLTGNMRVWGDSSFDYVSLSLTERLAYQTFQQVNPSKIVVDVFGAASNTNWITQMGNTKEISDVYYNQIDQDIFRISIDLKNKQHWGHRIYYNGNNLVIRIKRQPQLLSLNNLVIAIDAGHGGGNKGAFGLTGVMEKDMTLAIAKELQAALEAEGAKVITTRTRDTTYDNHDRYTVFQQANPHMLLSIHLNSSADPVNIKGVSTYYKHIGYRPLTQTILQRMLDMGLKEYGNVGNFNFILNGFTEFPNVLVETLFISHPEDEANVLDPAYRKQMADAIVKGINDWLEQCKKQ, encoded by the coding sequence ATGAAGGTTCTTTTTCTTTTCATTTTTTGGTTTCTGTTTCAAACAGCACAAGCACAACAGGTGTTTCTCCGGCTGAATACACCTGCAAAAAATCAGAACAGCGTTACATCTTCAAAACAATTTGTTACGGGGCTTACTTGTAAGACTTGTACCGTAACGATGAATGGAAACGAAATTAAAGTGTGGCCAACGGGTGCCTTTGCTGCTGAGTTGCAGTTGCAGTTAGGTGACACCAGTTTCCTGTTACAAGCCACGAATGCAAGTGGAGCAAAAGAAACACAACGGATATTTTATAACTATCAATTGCCTCAGAAGGAAAAAACACTAACAACAAATACTGTTGCCTATTGGCGGGTAGAACCACAAGCCGATCTTTTATTGGTGAAGCCGGGTGATAAATTAAAGATGACAGTTAAAGCACTACCCGGTGATGTAGTGCAACTTGAAAACGGCACATCATTCAAAGAAATTTATGTGAAGGATTCGAACGGCGTAAAAGGCGTCTATCAAATGGAATATGTGGTAAAAGAAAAAGATGACCTGTTTGCTGATAAGCCCTCCAAACTAAAACTAATGGTATGGGCTAAAGGAACAGATGATCCTATTGAAGCCACGAGCAAAAGTAATTTCGCAATGATGCCCGCGAATGGTTTGTTACTTGAAACAAAAGGAAAGATACCTTACATTCTTGTGGGACTTGGTGAAGACAGATTGGGAGGAACAAAGTTGGGTTATGTTGATTCGCTTGTTCGGCTAAAAGCGGTTAGCAAGGTTGGGAATAAATATTGTGTGCAGTTGAGTAAAAACCGCCAGGCTTATATTGAAGATGAACATGTGAATGTGCTTGAACATAACTACACACCATCATCACTAACTGGCAATATGCGTGTATGGGGCGATAGCAGTTTTGATTATGTATCGCTTTCATTAACTGAGCGGTTGGCTTATCAAACATTTCAGCAGGTAAACCCATCAAAGATCGTGGTAGATGTATTTGGCGCTGCATCCAACACAAACTGGATCACACAAATGGGCAACACCAAAGAAATCAGCGACGTTTACTACAATCAAATCGACCAGGATATTTTCCGCATCAGTATTGATCTTAAAAACAAACAACACTGGGGTCATCGTATTTATTACAATGGCAACAATCTCGTCATTCGCATCAAGCGTCAACCACAACTACTTTCACTCAACAATCTGGTTATTGCAATTGATGCCGGACATGGCGGTGGTAATAAAGGTGCTTTTGGTTTGACTGGTGTGATGGAAAAAGATATGACACTGGCCATTGCGAAGGAACTTCAAGCTGCACTGGAAGCAGAAGGTGCAAAAGTGATTACCACCAGAACAAGGGATACCACCTACGATAACCACGATCGCTATACCGTGTTTCAACAGGCGAATCCTCATATGCTCCTTAGCATACACCTTAACAGCAGTGCCGATCCGGTAAATATCAAAGGCGTGAGCACCTATTACAAACACATTGGCTATAGACCGCTTACACAAACCATTCTTCAACGAATGCTCGATATGGGGTTGAAGGAATATGGTAATGTCGGAAATTTCAATTTTATATTAAATGGTTTCACCGAATTCCCGAACGTCTTGGTTGAAACGTTATTCATTAGTCATCCCGAAGATGAAGCAAACGTACTTGATCCAGCTTACCGTAAACAAATGGCCGATGCAATTGTAAAAGGCATAAACGATTGGTTGGAACAATGTAAAAAACAGTAA